A stretch of Aedes aegypti strain LVP_AGWG chromosome 2, AaegL5.0 Primary Assembly, whole genome shotgun sequence DNA encodes these proteins:
- the LOC5574810 gene encoding probable chitinase 10, which translates to MIAKLLPVWAILVCSSLAKFKHMVPPYYPHPTDCSKYVLRDWNVEVIFDCQTGLHWNDGKKTCDYPWRAGCSAQLQAMVMPTEYYIKCPDEVNIAIPVYLPHVEKSKFYMCSSSELMEFSCDPDCVFNIQMIRCECFQRVRTSPTLPTITTQVNTRTTPLMPGNCPSVIEPKNPVFYPHSNCDMFYVCTLKGLVETRCHDGFHWSATRNRCERPWDAGCINMGSISAETSTISVRTTSNSNDDVIAEDTNEEPTSSDD; encoded by the exons ATGATAG CAAAACTGTTACCCGTTTGGGCAATATTGGTGTGCAGCAGTCTagcaaaattcaaacatatggtGCCACCTTACTATCCACATCCAACCGATTGCAGCAAATACGTGTTGAGAGATTGGAATGTGGAAGTGATATTCGACTGCCAAACAGGCTTACACTGGAATGATGGCAAAAAGACCTGCGATTATCCTTGGAGAGCCGGTTGTAGTGCACAGCTACAAGCCATGGTTATGCCGACAGAATACTACATCAAATGTCCAGATGAAGTCAACATCGCTATTCCAGTTTACTTGCCTCATGTAGAGAAATCCAAATTTTACATGTGTTCATCATCTGAACTCATGGAATTCAGTTGTGATCCCGACTGCGTCTTTAACATCCAAATGATAAGATGTGAATGCTTCCAGAGAGTGCGCACCAGTCCCACTCTCCCTACCATTACTACGCAAGTGAACACCAGAACAACCCCGTTGATGCCTGGCAATTGCCCCAGCGTCATCGAACCGAAGAACCCAGTCTTTTATCCCCACTCGAATTGTGACATGTTCTACGTTTGTACGCTGAAAGGTCTCGTAGAGACTCGCTGCCATGACGGGTTTCACTGGAGTGCTACAAGGAACCGCTGCGAACGACCTTGGGATGCAGGATGCATTAACATGGGTTCAATCTCTGCTGAGACATCTACAATTTCTGTGAGAACCACAAGTAATAGCAACGACGATGTGATTGCAGAAGATACGAATGAAGAACCTACAAGTTCAGATGACTGA
- the LOC5579299 gene encoding probable chitinase 10, protein MLVITKACKVNQIISLPLKSWSVMMQAAIKLVFILIHKAVAESPTVTNIYYQNPNDCTKFTIGLNEAVTYECPRGYHWNNYMNRCDLSESKTSTTPKYYYSYSHAYNPIGHDAASRYEISRLARPLEMQCRQGYTFNSYTNRCEVLPTASRPKTPYLAPRFHTVPPGTSSIGCPRIVDPNNPVYRPHSDCAKFYMCTPSGPEEWSCPDGLHWSETVNRCDQSWRAGCRRDDRVISVVKSTMNPVTTTTTTTTIRSSHFIASTAATPYYSLTTTASDDNFGGVTEDTTIWEDFYTTDSSIL, encoded by the exons ATGTTAGTGATTACAAAGGCTTGCAAAGTTAATCAGATAATCAGTTTACCGTTGAAAAGTTGGAGTGTGATGATGCAGG ctgcaataaaattagtttttatacTAATTCACAAAGCAGTAGCCGAATCGCCAACAGTGACAAACATATACTATCAAAATCCAAACGATTGCACAAAGTTCACTATAGGTTTGAATGAAGCTGTTACATACGAATGTCCACGCGGTTATCATTGGAATAATTACATGAACCGTTGTGATTTATCTGAGTCTAAAACTTCTACAACTCCAAAATACTACTATTCCTATTCACACGCTTATAATCCCATCGGCCATGATGCAGCCAGCAGATATGAGATTTCCAGACTCGCAAGGCCACTAGAAATGCAATGCAGACAAGGATACACCTTCAACAGCTACACGAATCGTTGCGAAGTTCTTCCAACAGCCAGCCGCCCGAAAACTCCATATCTTGCGCCAAGATTTCACACAGTTCCACCCGGAACATCTTCCATAGGTTGTCCCCGAATTGTTGATCCGAACAATCCTGTCTACCGGCCGCATTCGGATTGCGCCAAGTTCTACATGTGTACCCCGAGTGGTCCCGAGGAATGGTCTTGTCCGGATGGATTGCACTGGAGTGAGACGGTCAATCGATGTGACCAATCGTGGCGAGCCGGATGTCGACGGGACGATAGAGTTATTTCGGTTGTAAAATCCACGATGAATCCTgtaacgacgacgacgacgacaactaCAATTAGAAGTTCACATTTCATTGCTAGTACAGCTGCAACGCCTTACTATTCTCTTACTACCACAGCCAGTGATGACAATTTTGGAGGTGTGACGGAAGATACTACAATTTGGGAGGACTTCTACACTACGGATAGCTCAATTCTTTGa